The Oncorhynchus keta strain PuntledgeMale-10-30-2019 chromosome 28, Oket_V2, whole genome shotgun sequence DNA segment TTGAAACGAGTGTGCACAACCAGATATTACTATGAGGTACGTAAATACACAACAACATAAGTAACGTCTACATTAGTGCATGGCAGCACAGCAGCTGCACTCACATGAAGCACTTGGTAGTAGGCCCTGTTCATGTCCTCAGAGCCCAACATGGCTTCTTTCAGTTTGGGAGCTGGCACATGGTCCTTGCCAATGAACGACATCACCAGGATGTGCTTCTTCAGAATCACCACCTCGGGGCATGGGATGTCAGCCTTTTTCATACTGATGGAGTGGGGAAGAGAGTGAGCCATAACACAGTTGGAACATTGgaaagtgatatatatatatatatttttttaaagttattTGAACTGAGCTTTTAGATAAATGAGGTGAATTGGTGTTGGTCCATTTAAGTAACATCACCACCACGCACCGAGCCAGGTTGTGCATCTCTTTCTCAGCCCAGAGGCGGATGATCTTGCGGGGATTCAGCTTGCTGAAGCGTTCCTTGAAGCGGTAGTCGTCCTTGATGTACTTGTCGCGGTTCTTGaactcattgagtgtggtcttgaAGACCTTGAGTACACACTCATCTGGGACAGCCTTCTCCTCCATGctgggagaaaaaacaacagtaTTGGAAAACCTTAGAAACAAACTACAACTTAATTAACAGACATTTAGGGGTGGCAGTTCTATACAAAAACTGTTAAATACTACAACTATGGCTAATGAAATATGGCAAATAAATCTACTGCTATAGTGTCTCTGTCATGACATAATTGACAATGTAAATGTCATGACTTAACTTCAGGCAATGAAAGTTCCTGATCTGACTCCTCAGGCCAGGTGATAGACTCCTTGGGTCGATCAACCTTTGGTCAGTCAATTCAAGGTGTGGGTTCTTGCGAAACACAATTTGTCATGTCACCCTCACCTTCCCCCATCTGCATGGAACACCACAGACTCCTTTCCAGTGCTGATGCAGCCGTTGATGTTCTCCAGAACGCCTGCGTTCACCATTTTGTACATGAGCAGACGGGTCCTTGGGTCCACTGCTTGTTCCTGTGAATGAAAAAAAGGGAGGAAAGTACAGAAAAGAAAGCAGAAGTGGATAATCATGAcggaattaaaatatattaaaaTACTATACAGATCTGAACATGGCATGAGGCCATTTTGTTGTCATtttcaaattcttatttttattgTCAATTTCTCCTTTTGCATAGACTCACAGCAGTGGAGTGCTCCTTTTTGTCATGCAGTCGGGCACTGCGACGCTGCTCAGAGTGGCAGTGTTGCTTCAGGGAGTTGTACACCTGGTTAGAGAGCTTCAGGTCCATGCCAAGCCCATCTCCCACATTGATCTCTGGGGCAAactgggaggacaggacagagagggagattaCAAAAAGGCTGACAGTTTGGGATATGTTCACATTAGTGCGTACACAAATTAAGCCACACATTTCAAAACTCAATGGAGATAAATGCTAATTACTACTCATACAATTTCCCCAATGTGTCTGTCTATTGAATAACGCTGAACCAAGGAAAAAGGTGAGCTTCTTATCACTCTTACATTGTCCATGCGTGCAGTATTCTTCCTGCCACACACAACCTCATCGTGCTTAGTAGTGATGTTCTTGCCTTTCCCAGTAAAGCCTTTTCTTGGAGTTGTCGTGGGCTTATCTGGAACACATTTAGAAAAAATAGGAAAAAAGGGTTAATGTAGTAAGTTGAACTATTGCTTTAACATAAAACAACCACCAATCAACAGCAACCAATATTTTATGCAAGATTTTGGCCTGTTACAAGTATAAAGTAGATTTATTGGGCCTAGCATCAATACTGATATATGGGGTAAAATTATAAAGTGATGGACGTTACCGGCTTTGTAGGGGTCGTGGCGAGTGTCTTGCCAATCAACTTCATCCTCAGAGCTGTCGCTATCCTCGTAAGGGTGCACCATGCGATAGTTCTCAAAGGAGATGGACACTACAACAGTAAAGAACAATCATATCTCAAATTCTTCATAACGCCACTACTGTTCATTCTTTTTTACACATTCTAGAAACCTGGTCATGTTTACTAGGGTACAAAAGACTTGAACATGTTTTGACATGGAAAACTAAAAATGAGTGGTCCAGGTGTTCTCGCCCCGTTTCAGTCTGTTTTATTCCGTTCAGTATCTAATGAAAACGACCCTTGTATTGTTCTAATACCAGACATGTTCATAGGCTTACATTTGCTATCCCCGTTTAATTTTTTTTCTTCCGTGCGCAGCTGGGTGTCAAACTCCTTGTCAAACTGCATCTGCAGCATCTGAGCCAGCATCAGATCACAGTCCGTTTCTGGCTCCTCACCGGCATCCAGAGCAGCATTGACACTAGAACACATAGGATATTGGACATGAACATGCCGTCCTACACCCACACAATAACCTAATGTGAGTGTGGTGCTAGTTTCAATTGACACTGAAGTAACCTACAACGGCTAGACAAGAGGGTGAGAACATATCCTttcaagtttttattttatttcacctttatttaaccaggtaggtcacttgagaacaagttgtcatttacaactgcgacctggccaagataaagcaaagcagtgcgacaaaaacaacagcgttacacaaacaaacgtacagtcaataacacaatagaaaaatctatgtacagtgtgtgtaaatgtagaTGAGTAGGGatgtaggcaataaataggccatagaggcaaaataattacaatttagcattagcactggagtgatagatgtgcagatgatgatgtgcaagtagagaggAATGAGGAAGTTGGGTGTGCTATTCACAGATTGGTTCACATGAATCGACAACACAGACAAGGTGGTGTAAGGGATAGGGATATTGATGATATTATTATGGTACTTACTCTGGGGAATCAGGGAAAGCATTGCTTTCCTCATCCAGTTGCTTTGCCAGCTGCTCGCTCATGACGTCAGCGAGGGAACAGGGTGACAGCGCCTTGGTAGTGGTGGCGCCCCATGGACTCTGAAGGACCATATATTCAAATGAGCTAATAGCAATACGGTACAACATGATGCTTCCCTTTGCTAACATATCGATGTACTCGTTACGTGCTTGAATAACTACTTGAATAAAGCGGTAGTTAACCAATTAGTTGACAATCTAAGCGAACTATACGCACGTTAGCCATCCTGTCAATCAAAAAAGCCATGCCAGGGACATGCCGCGACTTGTCTAACATTAATATAGCTTGCTAGCTAATACGTTAGTTACTTATTCTGAATTAGCCAAGGTTTGAAGCATGTCAGGCTGTTGGCTCGCCGCTATCAGATTTGGCTGTTGATGGATACGAATGTGAATTAGCGTTACAGTAGATCAATTAATGTGTAGCTGTAACATTATTTAAAACTAATTTAGGTCACGTTAATCTGTCCTCCCCAAGACGAGCCTTTTAAGGCTCGGTTTTCGCAAGGGCCATATTACATGTCAAGAATGACGGACTGATTAGCTAAGTTAGCAAACCAACTCACCTTTGGTCCTTCTGCAGTGATCCCTATTTGATCCATAACAGCAGCCCAGAGTTTCAGTCTTTGACAGCAGCAGTATTCAGACAGTCAGATGTCGAGCTTGACGAGCAATAATCTTAGCTAGCAACACGTTTACGACGACAGTCTCCTTTTATCGTTTCTCGAATTAGACACGATAATGAAACCGTTTAGATGTGTTATCTTAAGCCAAATAGAGTTAATGTCACTAATGAACAGATTTCTTGCTAAATGACAAGATTTTAGGAGAGCTGTAGAGCAAATTCTGCTTTGCGTTGTTCCAGAGATAttagaaaaggaagagagaagaaaccTAGCCGGAAATGACTGGGGCAATGTGTAAAGCACCGCCCAGCAGACTTTTGACCAATTGCGTTCAGGTTGTTCTACTGCGTCACGCAGTTGCTACGCTATTCGTCAAGCAATCCCTTCTAGAAAGTCAAGAGTTTGAGTCGAGAAACTTGCCTATTTTCCTCAAAATAACGTAATTTCAAAGTTACACGATATTATAGAGAACAAGTTAAATATCTCATATCTCGAAAAATATGTGTAATCTTGTACCTGTTGCTCACGCAATTCATGCTATTTCATGCTTTTTTGAACTAGCGTCCAATTAAGTCCCATTTTACTCCGCGAAGGAGTGATATCGCCCAAAATGCACCATGCGGGCAATTGATGTCAATAGAAtttcccatctcctcaaaagTGTTTCTGGTTCTTCATCCTGAATAAGGAAATTACGTTTCGATCCTTCTTCGTGGAAAAAAGGAAACCAGCAGGTTAAACCAGGCGCATTGCTGCCATCTACAACTCAATGTGTTTCTCTGCTCCTACCATATACAGGATATGGATCTTACCCTGCTCCTGAACCAAACTCTGCTCTTTTTAGTATAAAAAAATGCATCCGGTCTTGCaattttgtttttaaaatgtatgttaTTCTTTCACAAGCATTTTTAACAATATCAGTCTAAAAAGCAATCACATTATCTCTGAAGTAAATTAGTAGGCCAGACAGCTTTTCAGGTATTTCACCGTTAATCAAGGTATACTACACAATATTGGCATTCAATAAGTTTAATTCAGAATACATGTAATTGTTCAAAGTGTGTGCGTGCAGGGgcagactgggaccagaaatcggCGCTGGCATTTCTAACCCACTGGGCCCATTTTCTTCCTTGAGGACCCCATTATTAGCCAGATGATGACAGGCCACAAGGCAAAAAATGGACCAGGCCATCGGGCATTTGCCAGAAATGTCAAGTGGCCAGTCTGCCCCTGCGCAACTTGGTAACTTGTCAGTTCTCACTGATCACACACATTCAATGTCCAATCAGCCTGTCTTATATTATTCTCAGTTAAGCAGCCATTCCTCTTATTATTTGACCAAAAAAAACAGCATCCCCCTCTGAAACTCATATGCCACTGCATCATCGTTTAGCACTACCTTACTACtattacacacacgcacacacacacacacacacacacacacacacacacacacacacacacacacacacacacacacacacacacacacacacacacacacacacacacacacacacacacacacacacacactcagtgtctgtctgtggtaGTGATATTGAGGCTTTGATAGATGTTGTCATAAGGTGTGATGTCTTGATAGACAGACTCCTGTTGGGCgtcgtcatcatcatcaacatcctCATAAGGTTGGGAGGAGTATTGTTTCTTACAGGAAGCCAgtttcacattcacacacacagcttcTGTATTCTCATAAACATcctaaagagagggaaaggggaaacAAAGTTACATGGGCATATTTACTCAAAAGACTGAATCTAGAGACTGTGGTTAGTGTGTCAGCCTTTGGAGGAGATAGCAATCAGATCAAGGTTGTGGATAGAGCAGCATGTACAGAGTAGAGAAAAGGCCCTCACCTCATACACCAACTCAGACAGCCCTGTTTCTCTGTGTGGTTCTGCAGACCCTGTGGAACACATAGCATAAACactcagatagagagagagagagagagagagagagagagagagagagagagagagagagagagagagagaaagagagagagagatatatagagcaggggagagagagacagaggagaaagagagatagagagagcagaggagagagacagagagagagagatagagaaagagagacagaaagagagacagagagagcaggggagcgagagagagaaacagagagacagagagagagagaaaagagagagagaacagacagagagcaggagagagaagaacagagagaaaagagagagaaatgagagagacagacagacagagagagaaaagaaagagagagagacagagagaaaagagagagagaaaaatagagaacgagaaagagagattgTTACTCACCCTGGATCCTCTTGCATCTGTATATTATGATGAGTGCCAACATCaacacagacagactcacagaaaAAGTCATCACAGT contains these protein-coding regions:
- the LOC118361764 gene encoding serine/threonine-protein kinase RIO3-like, producing MDQIGITAEGPKSPWGATTTKALSPCSLADVMSEQLAKQLDEESNAFPDSPDVNAALDAGEEPETDCDLMLAQMLQMQFDKEFDTQLRTEEKKLNGDSKLSISFENYRMVHPYEDSDSSEDEVDWQDTRHDPYKADKPTTTPRKGFTGKGKNITTKHDEVVCGRKNTARMDNFAPEINVGDGLGMDLKLSNQVYNSLKQHCHSEQRRSARLHDKKEHSTAEQAVDPRTRLLMYKMVNAGVLENINGCISTGKESVVFHADGGSMEEKAVPDECVLKVFKTTLNEFKNRDKYIKDDYRFKERFSKLNPRKIIRLWAEKEMHNLARMKKADIPCPEVVILKKHILVMSFIGKDHVPAPKLKEAMLGSEDMNRAYYQVLHMMQQLYHECNLVHADLSEYNMLWHQGKVWLIDVSQSIEPNHPHGLEFLFRDCRNVSTFFQKGGVSEAMNVYELFNVVSGLQLSGESEADFLAQIEALEKMNEDHVQRRGKKTYSSTSDGGPPLLHHEDD